Below is a window of Candidatus Zixiibacteriota bacterium DNA.
CGACCGCCACCTGAACTCTAAAAGCCTCAGCCTCCGCCGAAGCCAATCTTGACCTCGCCTTTGTCAACAATCACCGGCACCATTGCTTCGCCTCCGGTCAACTCCAGAATCTTCTGTTTTGCCGTTGGCGTCCGGTTAATGTTGATCTCCTCGAAACCTATCCCCTGTTCGGTATAGCTTTTCTTAGCGGCCGCACAGTACGGACAGCCATCCTTCGTGTAAATTGTTACATCACTCACTTTGTACTTCCCTCCGCATCCACCTTAACCGGGTGTGTATCGCTCAGCACAACTTCAGCATCATCATGCGACCGCGCCTCTTCCGCTGGGAAGGTTTCCCCAAGATCGACCGTGACAGCCCGACTCACATGCGTCAGCACCTGACGTGCCGCAGGTTCAATACGGTCAAGGAGCGGCTTGGGATAAACGCCTATCCAGAATATCATCAACACGATCGGAACAAGGATCAGCTTCTCGCGCAAATTGACATCTTTCAGTTCCCGGTTCTCCGGTTTGGTTATCTCACCGAAAATGACCCGCTGATACATCCACAGCATGTAACACGCAGATAAGATCACACCACTGGAGGCGATGACACCATAGACGACGTTGGCCTTGAAGACACCTAATAAGATCAGGAACTCGCCAACAAAACCGTTAGTCAACGGCAGTCCAATAGAAGAGAGTGTGGCAATCATAAAGAACGTCGCAAAGACCGGCATAACCTTGGCAAGCCCACCGAAATCTTCAATCAAGCGCGTATGTCTCCGTTCGTATATCATTCCCACAATAAGGAACAATGCGCCGGTGGAAATACCATGATTGAGCATTTGCAATACGGCTCCCTGTATTCCCTGCAGGTTGAGCGCAAATATGCCCAGCATTATGAAACCCATGTGGGAAACCGACGAGAATGCGACCAATGACTTGACATCTCTCTGCACCATAGCCACCAGAGCACCATAGATTATGGCAATGAGAGCCAGAACGCATATATAGGGTAGGAATGCTACTGTCGCCTCAGGGAATATGGGCAGGCAGAATCGTAGAAATCCGTAGGTGCCCATCTTCAGAAGCACACCAGCCAGAATAACTGAGCCGGCGGTAGGGGCCTGGACATGAGCATCCGGCAACCATGTATGGAACGGGAACATTGGTACTTTGATAGCGAAAGCCAGAGCAAACGCCGCAAACAGGTAGAGTTGCGGGGTGAAGGCCAGAGGCATGTCCATCATTTTGAGAATATCAAAGGAATACTCGCCGGAGTAGCTCTGGTAGGCAAATACGAGATACAGTATCGCAACCAGCATCAATAGCGAGCCAAACATTGTGAACAGAACAAACTTAATCGCCGCATACAAACGCCGTGGACCACCCCAAAGACCGATGATGAAATACATCGGAACCAGCATCACTTCCCAGAAGACATAGAACATGAACAGATCGAGTACACAGAAAACGCCGATCATGCCCATCTCGAGCAGCAACATACAGATGTAGTAGCCCTTGACGGCTTTAGTGATTGAGGACCACGAAGATAGAATCGCCAGAACCGTTAGAACCGAAGTCAGGACGATAAGCAGCAGCGAAATACCGTCGATGCCCATGTGATAGTGAATACCAAGCGATGTGATCCACGGGATATCAACTTCGAACTGCATCCCGTTCGAAATCGGATCAAACATGGCATACAACCAGAACGACAGCAGCATCGTGATAAAGGCCACGATCAGGCATACTGACTTGATAGAATCATGTTGATTCTTCGGAACCGCCAGCAGGAGAATTACACCCAACAGCGGGAAAAATGTCACCAGGGTCAGAATCTGATCTTCCATCCTCTAATCCATCACAAAATAGGCTAGGAGCAAAACCACTCCGACAACGAAGGTGGTTGCGTAACTCCGCAACCGGCCAGTCTGAGTACGTCTCAACAGTTCCGAGAAACCTTCATAAACGAGAGCAGAACCATTAAGTAGACCATCAATTACAATTACATCCACTACTTTCCAGAGAAACTCCGATAGACCCACCAGCGGTCGAACGACCACCGCTCCATACAACTCGTCTATATAATACTTGTTCAGCAGAACTTGATGCACGCCAGACAGTTTCTCCTGCCAGGCAGTCGCAAGTTCAGGCTTCGTTTTATAGAACAGACGGGCCAGGAAAATCGCAATCAACACCAGGGCGACCGAAGCCGCCATCAGCCCCCACTCCATGCCGACATCTCCTCCACCGGAGGCCAGAGCATGGGAAACCGGCTCATGACTCACTCCACCAATGACCGGTTCGAGCCAGTGTTCGAAGTAGTTGGTAACGCCGAAAATATGGGGAATACCAACCCAACCGCCAACAACCGAAAGCACGGCCAATATCATCAACGGAACCGTCATCGACTTCGGCGATTCGTGAAGATGTTTGCGCTTCTCTTCGTCTATGCGTTCCTGACCATGGAAAGTCAAATAGATCAGTCGGAACATATAGAACGCCGTCAATCCGGCCGTAGCAAAACCAACGACCCAGAAAATTGGGTGACCGTACTGTGATGAGAATGATTTCCAAAGAATCTCATCTTTGGAGAAGAAACCCGACAGACCGGGGATACCGGTAATTGCAAAAGTTGCCACCAACATTGTCAGGTAAGTAATCTTGATATGTTTTTTCAGACCGCCCATGTACCGCATATCCTGTTCATCGGACATGGCGTGAATGACCGAGCCAGCACCAAGGAACAGAAGCGCTTTGAAGAAAGCGTGAGTCATCAGATGGAAAATACCGGCCCCGAAGGATGCCACCCCGCAGGCCAGGAACATATAACCGAGCTGACTCACGGTTGAATAAGCCAGAACACGTTTGATGTCATTCTGGGCCAGGCCGATAGTCGCGGCAAAGAAAGCCGTAGCCGCACCGATAATTGCCACTACCATCAGAGCATCGGGGGCCATCATGAACAATACATTAGTGCGCACAACCATGTAAACACCGGCTGTGACCATTGTGGCCGCATGGATCAAGGCCGAGACCGGCGTGGGACCTTCCATCGCATCCGGCAGCCAAACAAATAACGGTATCTGGGCCGACTTGCCGATAGCACCGACAAACAGCAGCAAGCATACGGCGGTAATAAGTGATCCCCCTGCGATAAAGACGACCGGTGCCTGTTCCATTACGGTGCGGAAATCAAGCGACCCCACCTGCCAGAAGAGGATAAACATTCCAATCAGGAAACCAAAGTCACCGATACGGTTAACAATGAAAGCTTTTTTACCGGCATCGGAGGCAGATTTCTTGTGGAACCAGAAACCAATCAACAGGTACGAGCACAACCCCACCCCTTCCCATCCAACAAACATAAGCAGGAAGTTGTCGGCCATTACCAATGTCAGCATGGAGAACATGAACAGATTCATGTAGGTGAAGAAGCGCCCGAAACCAGGGTCGTGGGACATATAGCCAATCGAGTATATGTGAATCAGAAGCCCGACACCGGTAACTACGAGAATCATCACCGCCGAAAGCGGATCAATCAACAGACCGAAATTGACATCCAAAGCCCCAGATGGAATCCATGTAAACAGGCTTTGCTCAAGAATGCGTGCGTCAGGAGGCAACGCCTTCAACCCAAGGAAGACCAGAACCGATACCACAAACGAGGCCGCTACCGAAAGGCATGCTACGGCATTAACCACCGGCCGTGGCAAACGTCCCAGCAGGAGTCCGTTAATCAGGAATCCCAGCAGCGGGAACAGCGGTATGAGATATAAGCTATCGG
It encodes the following:
- a CDS encoding glutaredoxin family protein is translated as MSDVTIYTKDGCPYCAAAKKSYTEQGIGFEEININRTPTAKQKILELTGGEAMVPVIVDKGEVKIGFGGG
- a CDS encoding NADH-quinone oxidoreductase subunit M encodes the protein MEDQILTLVTFFPLLGVILLLAVPKNQHDSIKSVCLIVAFITMLLSFWLYAMFDPISNGMQFEVDIPWITSLGIHYHMGIDGISLLLIVLTSVLTVLAILSSWSSITKAVKGYYICMLLLEMGMIGVFCVLDLFMFYVFWEVMLVPMYFIIGLWGGPRRLYAAIKFVLFTMFGSLLMLVAILYLVFAYQSYSGEYSFDILKMMDMPLAFTPQLYLFAAFALAFAIKVPMFPFHTWLPDAHVQAPTAGSVILAGVLLKMGTYGFLRFCLPIFPEATVAFLPYICVLALIAIIYGALVAMVQRDVKSLVAFSSVSHMGFIMLGIFALNLQGIQGAVLQMLNHGISTGALFLIVGMIYERRHTRLIEDFGGLAKVMPVFATFFMIATLSSIGLPLTNGFVGEFLILLGVFKANVVYGVIASSGVILSACYMLWMYQRVIFGEITKPENRELKDVNLREKLILVPIVLMIFWIGVYPKPLLDRIEPAARQVLTHVSRAVTVDLGETFPAEEARSHDDAEVVLSDTHPVKVDAEGSTK
- the nuoL gene encoding NADH-quinone oxidoreductase subunit L, which codes for MSDSLYLIPLFPLLGFLINGLLLGRLPRPVVNAVACLSVAASFVVSVLVFLGLKALPPDARILEQSLFTWIPSGALDVNFGLLIDPLSAVMILVVTGVGLLIHIYSIGYMSHDPGFGRFFTYMNLFMFSMLTLVMADNFLLMFVGWEGVGLCSYLLIGFWFHKKSASDAGKKAFIVNRIGDFGFLIGMFILFWQVGSLDFRTVMEQAPVVFIAGGSLITAVCLLLFVGAIGKSAQIPLFVWLPDAMEGPTPVSALIHAATMVTAGVYMVVRTNVLFMMAPDALMVVAIIGAATAFFAATIGLAQNDIKRVLAYSTVSQLGYMFLACGVASFGAGIFHLMTHAFFKALLFLGAGSVIHAMSDEQDMRYMGGLKKHIKITYLTMLVATFAITGIPGLSGFFSKDEILWKSFSSQYGHPIFWVVGFATAGLTAFYMFRLIYLTFHGQERIDEEKRKHLHESPKSMTVPLMILAVLSVVGGWVGIPHIFGVTNYFEHWLEPVIGGVSHEPVSHALASGGGDVGMEWGLMAASVALVLIAIFLARLFYKTKPELATAWQEKLSGVHQVLLNKYYIDELYGAVVVRPLVGLSEFLWKVVDVIVIDGLLNGSALVYEGFSELLRRTQTGRLRSYATTFVVGVVLLLAYFVMD